The genomic window ggaggacaggaGTGACTGGGGGACAGACTCAAAGATAGAAGGAGAGTCATAGATCccaggaatggggaggggagcaggcccAGAAAGCAGAGGACTGAGACCCAAGGCAGGGGCAGatcaagggaaggacagagacgcACACAGAGGCAGACATCAGGACAAACCCATTTCCACCAGGTTTCTGCATAAAGACCAACTCCTCTGAAGGGAAGGTTTTCATCAACATCTGTCactctccttccatccctcctccGGCTGATGTGACCGAGGACGAGCTGCTTCAAATGCTGGAGGAAGACCAAGCCGGGTTTCGCATCCCCATGAGCCTGGGAGAGCCTCATGCAGAACTGGACGCAAGTCAGTGCCCTCGGGGGACCCAGGAAGCTAGCTCCCTGGGTCCTTTCTTCCCTAGGATCCAAGATCCAGGGCCCAagatccccctcccccctttccccctAGAAATCTGGCCCCCTTTTCCTTGTGACATAAACCTAACCTCCTGGGCCTCCAGTGCCTGCTACACGGGGTAGTTCTGTCCTCGTTCTGCCCACCTGGCCAGGCTGgcacttctccctgcccctccccacagtgAGGGAGAGCTGGGCGGGTGTCCTCATTAGCTGGCCAGACCAGCTCTCAGTCTTGTTCCTGTTTCCTTCTTCACTCttctcccctgtctctgtctctctgccttgtcTCACATGTCTCTGTTGAGTTTCTGTGTCTGTATGCTTGCTTTTTCAATTAACGTATGTCCCCTGAAGCCTCCTGGGACCAAGCTTTGGGCAGTGCCCTGGGGAGTAGGGACTGATCAAACCCAGAACTTGCCCTTGAGAGACTCCTAGTCTTAGGTGAGGGCAGAGAAGACAGATGCGATTTCATTATGGTATGATCTTTGCTGCTCTGGAGTTGGAGGGGGGTGGGCTCTTTACCCGAACTGAggagtcaaggaaggcttcctggaggaggtggcagatATAAGATGCAAAGGAACCGAAGGAATGTGTCAGGCCAAGACACAGAAGAGGGTTCTAGGCAGAGGGGACCAAGGAATCCAGAGGCTGGAGAGAATGGTTGAATTGGATCGGTCAGTAATTGGAAGAGACTGGAAGAAGTTTAAAGGGACGAGGTCCCCAACAGAGAAGTGAGCTTCTCTTCAGGTGGGAGGAGCTGACCACACAGGGCCTCCAGCGCCAGACTGAAGGACACAAACCTTCGTctggggcactggggagccatgggagggctgtgagcagggaaggggcagggtcATTGCTGGGATGTGGTGGGAAAGGACCAGAGCAGTAGAGAGGAGGCTGGTATGACTGGCAAGAGCCCTCACTTTCTAACTGTCGCCGGGTCTTAATGGTTCGTGTGGCCGCTGTCCTTTATCGTTTTTGCCTCGTCGGTATCTGGGCGGTGGGATTCCTACCGAGGGCTGGGGGTctcaccccctttctctccccacagAAGGCCAGGGTTGTACCGCCTACGACGTAGCGGTGAACAGCGACTTCTACCGCAGGATGCAGGTTGGGGGCGGGGCTGCGGgtgaggcctgggctggggcctcTCCCTCCATCCCGAGCCCTCCGGCaaatctccctctctcacttctaGAACAGCGATTTCTTGCGGGAGCTCGTGGTCACCATCGCCAGGGAGGGCCTTGAGGACAAATACAGTCTTCAGCTGAATCCAGGTGAAGGGCGTGGCCTGCACTAGCGGGGACTCGGGGAGCCAGAGCAGCTCGGGGACAGCCCTTGGAAAAGGTGGTGCTGGTGTGGGCAGGGATTGTTTTGGTCCCCGGGCTGCTGCGGGTTACAGGGAGAAGGCGAGGCTtcccaaggtgggggtggggtggagatggGACTGGCCCTGGAGCCAGATAAGGGGCGGGGTCTGGCTAGCCAGGGGGCGGAGCCAGGAGCACCTCTGGCGACAGATCCCGCCCCCCCATATCCCTAGAAGGGCGGGGCTAAAGTGGGCAGATTTCCTGAAGCCAAGCTCGGGGGTGTGGCCAGATCCCTGTCATCCTTGGGAGGGGCGGAGACTTTCCCCTGAGGCTCTTGCCGCGTGGGGACCGCTAGGAAAGCCAAGGGAACCCGCGCTTGAGCCACCTTTGACCCTGAGCTTCCTACTCACAGAGTGGCGCATGTTGAAGAACCGACCTTTCCTGGGCTCCATCTCCCAGCAAAATATCCGCTCCCAACAGCGTCCTCGGATCCAGGAGCTGGGAAACCTATACACTCCCGACTCCCCGAGACCTGAGGAAGGGTGGGCCTTCgctgggttctgtctctctcatgtCTCTCCAGTAATTTTGGGGATCCCTCCCTCAATCCTGCCTCCCCATAGGAGGCGGTGTCCTGGGGCCCTGGGAACCCAGAGAGGGGGGAAGCAGGATGGCCACTGAGAAGGCTCCCCGAGGCAGCAGGGTTTgtaggagggagaaagggaaagaatagcCTTGGCAGAGACCTAGTGGGCTCTCCTCAGTTTTGGGTCTTGGTCTTTCGCAGCCCTGAGAAGCCTCACCTGAACCTTTGGCTGGAAGCCCCTGACCTCCTCTTGGCTGAAATTGACCTCCCCAAACTGGTGAGTGTACCTCTGGCCAGA from Panthera tigris isolate Pti1 chromosome E2, P.tigris_Pti1_mat1.1, whole genome shotgun sequence includes these protein-coding regions:
- the PIH1D1 gene encoding PIH1 domain-containing protein 1; the protein is MADSKLLVPELSEAEKMGAETMRFEELLRQASKELQQAQTSRPESTQIQPQPGFCIKTNSSEGKVFINICHSPSIPPPADVTEDELLQMLEEDQAGFRIPMSLGEPHAELDAKGQGCTAYDVAVNSDFYRRMQNSDFLRELVVTIAREGLEDKYSLQLNPEWRMLKNRPFLGSISQQNIRSQQRPRIQELGNLYTPDSPRPEEGPEKPHLNLWLEAPDLLLAEIDLPKLDGALGLSLEIGENRVVLGGPQQLYHLDAYIPLRINSEESKAAFHRKRKQLMVAMPLLSVSS